The genomic window ACGTTGAGGTGTTCCATGAGGTCTCCAGACATCATGGAAATGAGGCGATGCTTTGGTACCTTTCTCAGGCAAACCTGGACTTTGAGTTCGTTGCGGCATTCCTTTTCCTTTGCAGAACCCCTCGGTGCTGCGACAGTTCCCTCAGTTCGGCGAGAGAGCAGCGGGGGCACTGCAAATTGCACTGTACATGTTCGGTACGCAGAAGAGCTTCCCGATTGATACGGAGCTGTTGCCGCATGCATCATTTTGGATGATAACCATCACCTGGTCCTTCCTAGTTCTTTCGAAGTTAATGCTCCCAGATGATTCCTTCTACAGATGGAATGATTCTGTACCTGCGGAGAGACTGGTGGAGGTAAGCTTCTTCTAGGATGGTGCAGCCATAGTAGGACAAAGTGGAAAGTCCTAATGAAGGGCAGGATTTCTGGTTTCACTTGGTCAGGTATCATCTGCCTCGAGTCTTCAGATGCACCGCACAACCAATACTTAAAAGAAGGAAGAGATGACACTAGATTTATATATCACAAGATTACTGGTTGGTCAATTGGCATGTCTTGTTGCAAAACGAATTCTAGCATCTCATAGCATCAACATGTACAAATTTTCTTAGTAAAAGCTGATAGAAGAGGACAACATACCTAGCAAGAATCGGGTTGACTGTAAAACCTATGCCGTTGCTGTAAAAACAATGAGTTACGTGTTGCCAGGAAGCTAGTACCTTGCCTGTGTTTGTCTTCTCGAAGAAGCACCGGCTCCCCTATCCTTGGTCTCGATCTTGGAATGCCCCACTCAGAAAGTACGAAGAACGTTTCTTTGTGTTGGTAGCTGGCCTTGTCTGCTTGTTCATCTCCATCGTTTTCACTGTCACATTCTTGTTCAGGAGGGAATGACATATATTCCATAAAGATAACATGAGAGGATGTCTCTAGGAAATAGCTCCAAGCAAGAAAGTACAAGTAGAGCCAACATAGCACATGAGGCAGCAAAGTTATGTTCATTGTGTGATTAATACAGTAGCAAAGTAAAGGACGAATGAATATACCATACCTCGATGCATTTACTAATGGATGATTGGATGGAAGAAAATATATAGGGGAGACGGCATTTTCTATTTTGACATCCCGAAGTCCCAAGACTGAAACCTTATTCGTGTCACACAGATATAAGTTCTTAAGTATGTACGTTAAAGATATAAATAGTACCTCCATAGCAAACATATGTCTTTAATTATACAGGCGCAAACACAAGGGGCAGCAACATAGGTACAATATACAAAGCCTCTACTTGCACTGTGGTCTTCATCCACTTCCGCTCACAGACAGAAAATTAAACTGCTACTTCATCCTTCAAACAAATCACTAATTTTGGTTTTCCACTCCGACTCAAATTCCCTCGCATTTTGTTCTGCAGACTGTCTCTGACCTGCCAAGTGTTCATGGTACGCTCGACTAACAAACTCAAGGATCTTTACACGAAGCTCATCTCGAAGAGCTGGACTGGGTACCTTCAAGCAAATCTGGCTACTGCAAGCTTCATTGAAAGACGAAGCAAAACTCTGCAAGGGAGTCAGAGGCGGAGCCGTGTACCAGAAGTTGAGCAAGTTTATCCTTGCCTTTTTACTGGGAGACATGCTTTTTGCAACCTCCAAGGTGGACGTAACAGGTCCCCATGATGCAGATAGGTAACTCTTTATGTACCCCTTGATCAAGGATCGGCGTTTCTCAAACCACTTGGCTTTTACAGTCAGCTGTACATCTGATTGCTTGACTTCTTGAAGTATCAAATGTACGTTGTTCATCAAGAATATGAATTGGAGTCCTTTAGAAGCAGCACATTGCTTTGACTGTTTATCAATTACTGATTCTAGATCAGTAATGAGCCCAGATACTAGACCACTTGTCAAACTCATTCCCTCAACTTTCAACAGACTGTCAGTGTAATCATGAGATAGAATCGTATCAAGTGAACCTTTATGCTTCACTAGGAGCATGATGTATCTCATGAGGTACCCACATATCGGCAGGATATCTCCATCCTGCACTACTTTTGGTGAGTTGTATGTCTGAATTAAGCCTTTAAGTTCTTTAAGTATTCCCCTTACAGAGTCCTCCAGTTCTTGAAGAACATCTCTGATGGATTTTGTAGAGAAGACTTTCCTGAGAGTGGGGGCAGCATCTATGAGTGCTGTGTACATGTTCAATACACAGAATAGCTTCTCTGGTGACTTCCGCACCTCATGGTCAGATACAATTGAAGCAACAGTGAACAGACGCCTAATAGGTTTTTTCACTGCTTCTGAAAGGTCATCATGTGTAAATCCATTGCATGCACGATGATTCTGCATGAGGAGCTGCATCTGCAATGTCTTGAGAACACTGACAATATACTCCAACACTGCAGGCCAGCTCTTGATGGATTTCCAATGTTCCTCCCCTAAATGTTGGGGATCTACTCCAATGAGTGAGTCAAAGCCACCAATTAACTGGCACCCAGTGAAGATATCACAGTATTTGATGTTGAATGCCTGGTACAAGTCCCTTGAGTGctcagctaaaatttgctgcttTACTAGCTCCTTAAAAGTGTCAAATGACTTGAGACCAATTATAGCATTGAATCTACAATCATTGTATATATAGGTTGAATTCATCACTAGGGAAGGGTCATCAAGATGTTCCGTGTCAAAGGTGTCGGTGGTGCTTCGAGAGTTGAAGAAAGAAGAGGATTTCGTGGTGTTACTATTACTGCCTGAGAAGTGGCAACCTACCAAAGAAGGAATGCCAATTTTCCTGTCTGTGTGCTGATGCCTGTAAATAAACGAGAGTGTAAGAAAAATGCTGATGAACAGATCACAGAAGCTAGCAACATTGTCatgtcaacaacaacaacaaagcctttagtgcCAAACAAGTTGGGgcaggctagaggtgaaacccataagatctcgcgaccaacaaCATTGTCATGTCAGGGTAACAATAAATTTTATGTTTATTAGGGAACTGTAATACAATCTTTTACTCTGGCAGGAAAAAAAGTACAGTCAATCATGTTCCCTTACAACCGAGAAATGGGGATATGCTGGAAAAAAATATGCCACGTGATAAAACAATGGACTTCAAATGAATGCTCGTGTCTCCTTTTATATCAAGAAAAGAACAATACCATTATGTGGTTGATTACTGGAACTGCACTTATTTTTTTTTCTATTAATAAGCAGAATATATGCCGGCAAGGTAATTTTTTTAAAGCTTGAAGTGGTACCAAAAGGGAAGGAGGTGAATTTGTTTTGTCGATTGTCATAGAGGCCTAACAGTTCAACTGTGTTCTAACCTCCCACCTGGCAGTAACATCTACGGATCTACCACGGTGTTTTGACCTGACTTGGTCTTCTGCATTGCATGTCAGGCCTTCACCAAAATGAGCAGGAGGGGCTTCGACACGACAACTATTTTGGTAGCTTGGTTCATCTGGAAGGACTGTAACAACAGGGTTTTCAACAATGAGCCCATGTTGGTAGAGCAGCTCATCGACAGAGACAAGGATGAATACAAAGCTGTGGTACATGGTGGGAGCAAAAGGTCTGTTGCGAGTTTTGGCTTAGCCTTGTacagtttttattttatttcagtACAGCATTGTACAGTTTCTGTTTCTTTAGTCGTATCGTTCCTTTGGGTGCTTGGCCATTCTTGGTTTGTTCAGACTCGTTTACTATCTTAATGCATTGACATGCAGTTTCTCTGCATGGTCTAAAATATAACCTCCCAAAGAACATGCAAGGTTGATTAAGGATTTGTCCAGTACCTGCTCGCAACAAGAATTCCCTTATGAAGATACAGAATATTGCACAAGCAGTCGGCCTGTTTTTCCAAAGCATCTGCTGTCTTGCTCTTCCAGCCATGTTTTCTATATCAAAACCCAGAGGTCACATGAAATGCATTAGTAAGTTGCGGCGATATTTAATACTGCGCCAGGCTGCTACCGACACCCAGGAAACATATGTAAGTAGTAATATACCTTCTTTTAACGCCCATAACGAGTGTGGTAACCTTCTGGTCTTTGACTACCTCCCCAAGTCCAACGACCACATCATCTTTGTCAATTATGAGTATCTCTGCTTTGACCTAAAAGAAATGCACAATATCAGTGTCCTACTCCTTCCTTAAAAAATATGCATTGTATACAAAAGAACAGAGCTGCGGACTAATCATTTCAGTTTCAGCATTCACCTTATACATCTGCAAGCATTCCTCTAAGTTCTTCTCGATCATGTTTCTCTCACTTATCCTGTGCTCTCTAACATGATCTTCTGTCAACTTACTTGCTGGCACTGAAGCTCCCAATACGGCTGAAACAAACAGCTACAAAATGTTAAGAGGTGAAAAATATCTGTAAATTTTCTCCAAGCAGCATGACTACTTGTGATTCATTAGAATCAAGGGGTTACATAACATCAGACAAACTAGAAGCAGACAAAAAGAGAATTCTTACTTGGGGTACTTGGCCTGTGGATGTGGACAAGAACTAACAACATCTGTGGTGGGATGAAGTGCAAAGCCCATCGGAGAGCAAGCCAACACTGCTTAGCATCATCCCCCACTGCCAGGTGTACCTTCTCACTTGCAGGTCGAGGTACAGTTGCCAGATCCATGAGCTCAGATGTCCTTTATTTCCTTTAGTGCATTAATTAACAACATTCATGCACATGTTAGCTCCACCTGTACTTAGAATCCCCCAGATGGTCTGTGTTCTGTGGTTTATTGTCTGCGCAGATGCGCAATGCCTTCTGTTGATGGTAGATTATTGTTTTAAAGATGGAGTTAAGTTTCTCTTAGGTCACTAGGAAACAAAGAATAACTCCAAACCACAATGGCTTATCTGGACAGCATATTCTCATTTTGAAGGAATAATTCTATGAAGGAGTGTAGGGCAAGTTTCTGTCAGCTTCAAGGAAATTTCCGAATCCGAATAGGACAATAAGGAGAGGTAAAACCAAAGTTCTGATGCTCAATGCATCATATCTGTCTAGTTCTGTACGTCGGGTACAATGATCATCCTTGTTAACACAGACAGAACGGCGTATTCACAAACACTTTTAGTTGCTACTAGCTCCATTCCAAAATGGATGATGCTTTAGGTGTCCAGTCAAACTTCTCTATCTTTGAAAAGTAATAATTAGTAACACAATTTTAGTTGGTTATGTTGAAATTGTACTCATTAGGTTTGTCGTGCATAGGTTTCATAATATTTCCCGACTCCTTTACACACCGTATTCATATAAAACTAACAGTAAAATTAGCACTGACCATGAAAAGCCAAAATGGCATCTAGTTTGGAACAGAAAAGGTACAATTAAGTACAAACTTGATTTATATGGCAACCAGATACCCCTAATTCTTTCCCACAAAACAAAAAGATACCCTTGATTCTTTCCCCGTGATTCCCCTATTTCACTCCCCAATGGAGTTGAATCACACCTTATGGTCCCGAAATGGACAAATATTTTGGCGAAGGATGCCCACATTACAAAAACGTCTCATGTCAAGTAAAGAATGGCAACTCCTACAATATGGCACACGATAATGAGGAAACAAGGATTTCAGTACAACTTGTAGTATGCCAGCAATTTATGTAGAACATACACATTATTTCAATTTCAAACATTTATATGAATGGTGTTGATGTTTACTATCGGAAACAACTACACAATTTACAGGGAGCGATAATCCATTTATCCTGTTGATATGGCAGCATTTACATTGCAGTAACTAGTTAGTGTCTCACAAAACCTGTGGTATGCTCTCTCTTGAAACACTTGCATTAACACTTGATCTTCACCTTTCTGGGATTATACCTTCCGAGAGTCATACATCTTAGAGATTAACTGAAATGCCAAAGCAAAGCAACTTCATGGGTAAGTGAAGTGACAGATGGAGACTCCATATGTTGGCAGGCAATGCATTCAAATTAGGTTTTTAAACTATGACCACAAGAGCTTCTACTCCATAAGTTCCAGCGGATTTAGCTTGCGGTACATAAGTAGGCCATGCCTTCGAATGATCAACCGCATTTGCATTGGCCAGTAGATAGTGGTTGCTTCTTCACAAAGCTTTGGAGTTCCCAAGAATCTCATCAAGACATTCCAATTCTATTTGTAGGTATGCTTTCAGGTGTACGTAGAGTGTTAGCTTCATGTATGAAATCCAGATATTGGCTCCATAACCACACACAAACCTAGCAGAGGTGAACAGAAGATGAACTGTGAGGAACACCATGGTCCAGAATCCAAATCCTAAAAATAAAAATTGATGATGGTGATAAACCATGAACCAAGGTATGAAATACTTAAGTAACATTTTAACCAATTGCATTGCCAAATGGAATAAAAAAAATGACAAATTCAAATTTCCCCCTCAATGCAGCTAGTATCATACTATTCTGCTACCAACGTAATGGAAGCTAGAGATGGGATGTAGTTGAATGAAAAATGGAACCAAGAGGGACTTCTGCAGAAGCAGTGACTTTTCTTAGTTTTTGGTCATCAAACTAACACAGCAGCTATCGAAGACCAAAGACAGGGATAAACTGGGGCATACTCTAATTGGTGCTACCTAGCTTTTGTTGAAGGCACAACACTGCGATGCCAGAAGTTACTAGCTCTTGTTATTGCCTGAGTCTTACCAGTTAAGTAATTTCATCAGCGACTTGCTGTCAATATGTACTAATCTGTTGCAAGACAATAAATCCTCACGGAGGTAAAACAACAATCCCACCAGCTAGTGGACCCTAATTACAAGCAAACTACCCCAAGACAGTAATCCTAGTCGACAACTAAATTAGTGCAAAATAAAAGAATAGAATAAGAAAGATGTGCACTAGACAGTAAAGATTCAAAGTAAACACAGGTTGATACGCTAGTGTGTGGAACACTAAATATATTTATTTTTTACAGTGGCCACCATTTAAAGCTCCTAACCATAAAGATATCAAGGGTTATCAGAGTGATCCTCAAGGACCTCTGATTGGTTAACTCTAGCATATAGAATAAATATGTTCATGACTAGTTTTAAAGACTAAAATCATAAAACACTGCAAAAAGATCAAGCAATACATCATTGTATTGTAAGAGAACATACCGTGCAACAACTAGCACAAGCCATACAATCAATATACTGTGATTTGGGAGATAAAGGCAATCTTCTCCCACTCTGGACCTTGCCTCTCAAGTAACCCTTCAGTCAACCTCGAGTCGCACTCAACCAAATGAAGGAATTCCAGGGATGGTGGGATACTGCTCGGCAATGACTGAAACCCTGGGCAGTGTGATATACTCAGTTTATTAAGAGATGTCATTCTCTCCATCTCAGAAGGTAGGGACACTGCTGTGACCATTGGACACCTCTCAATGATCAAACTTTTCAGGAAAATGGAGCTTTCCAAGGTAGCCAAGGAGGAAAGGTTCAGGCAATTCTCAAAGCACAAGTGTTGAAGTGTTGTAAAATACCTTGAACCAACTGGCAAGGCAAATGATTTGATATTCTTGCAGTCAATTATCTCTAAGGAAGCGAGAACAGTTAAGTGTTGCAAACACAAATTAAGATTTGCATCATCCATGTCGCACTGCCACAACCGTAGTTTTCTTAGTGATGTTAGGAACTTAAATTTTTCGGCAGCCACTGATCCCCAACAACCCCTAATGTTTAGAACCTCGGTAGCTTCAAGGTGTTGCTGATGTAATAAGAACCCTTCACTCAGAATACTCGTGGAAGAAATTTCCAACATGAATTTGCTTGATCTAGATGAACAATGAGGGGACAACTTGAGATGTGAAACTTTACTTCGTTCTACCGTCACTCTTTTTATTGTACAAGGAAGCAAGGGCACTTCATCCAACTTTGGACAGTTTGAAATCTTCAACTTTTGCAGGGAAGGGAGAAATGAGCTACCAGTTTCTCCTGTCCAGCGAACTAAATTCGGCATGTCATCAAATTCAAGATCCTTTAGAGATTGAAATGCCATCAAGCCACCATAGAACGAAGGGCCAATTTCAGCAACAGAATTCATTTCCTTCAGGTGCAACACCCTCAGAGATGGAAGCTGCCCCAGAGGAGGAAGCCACTTCCACCTTCTGCAATTAGCTAGATACAGGCATTTCAGGTGGGACAACATTTTCAGCTGCAACCACCTCGGCGATGATGCCCCTTTGTACCTTGCAATGTGAAGTTCTTCCAGATTGGGATGAGGTTGTAAGCAGTTCAATACTTCAGCATCTATGTTGGGACCAAAATCTAAATTGGCAACACTCCATTcaaattttaaaatgttcacatGTTGCTTATTCGCCAATTGAGCTTCACAAGCTTCCTCTTTGCATTGAACATTTTCCAGATTCTTGATgctaagaagcccatgaagatccttCATATCCTTCAACTCTTCTAAGGTTCGACCCTTTTCCTTTTTAACATGGAACTCAACAGAACCTTGAAGGTTAACCAGACTACCAATACCTCTTATTGTTGAGATGTATTTTGATTCGATGCCAAGATATCGCAAGCTGGTcaactggtgcataccctcaggaAATCCATCAAGCTGGCACTTCTTCGGAATATCAAGAGTCTGAAGATGCAGTAATCTGCTCACAGATTCAGGTATGGTCTTGATAGTATCAGGAAGTGCTATGTAGCGTAGATGAGTTAGTACGTCAATTGCTTCAGGTAACTTGGATATATCACATCCGGTAAAATCCAACGTGCGCACATTCTTTATCTCAGCGAGAAAACCATCTGGGATAGGACTCGGGGGCATCAAAGGATCTCTAAACACAATCAGTGTCCTTAATCTCTTCAGATCATATTGGTCTTTTATCTTTCCTAAACAGTTACTTGAAACTGACAAGTGTCTGATGGTTGGCAGTATGTTTTTGGACATGTCACCTTCGACCCTCCCACAATCACCATCAGAAACCATTTGTGCCA from Triticum aestivum cultivar Chinese Spring chromosome 3B, IWGSC CS RefSeq v2.1, whole genome shotgun sequence includes these protein-coding regions:
- the LOC123072035 gene encoding exocyst complex component EXO70A1, which translates into the protein MDLATVPRPASEKVHLAVGDDAKQCWLALRWALHFIPPQMLLVLVHIHRPSTPTVLGASVPASKLTEDHVREHRISERNMIEKNLEECLQMYKVKAEILIIDKDDVVVGLGEVVKDQKVTTLVMGVKRRKHGWKSKTADALEKQADCLCNILYLHKGILVASRHQHTDRKIGIPSLVGCHFSGSNSNTTKSSSFFNSRSTTDTFDTEHLDDPSLVMNSTYIYNDCRFNAIIGLKSFDTFKELVKQQILAEHSRDLYQAFNIKYCDIFTGCQLIGGFDSLIGVDPQHLGEEHWKSIKSWPAVLEYIVSVLKTLQMQLLMQNHRACNGFTHDDLSEAVKKPIRRLFTVASIVSDHEVRKSPEKLFCVLNMYTALIDAAPTLRKVFSTKSIRDVLQELEDSVRGILKELKGLIQTYNSPKVVQDGDILPICGYLMRYIMLLVKHKGSLDTILSHDYTDSLLKVEGMSLTSGLVSGLITDLESVIDKQSKQCAASKGLQFIFLMNNVHLILQEVKQSDVQLTVKAKWFEKRRSLIKGYIKSYLSASWGPVTSTLEVAKSMSPSKKARINLLNFWYTAPPLTPLQSFASSFNEACSSQICLKVPSPALRDELRVKILEFVSRAYHEHLAGQRQSAEQNAREFESEWKTKISDLFEG
- the LOC123072034 gene encoding putative disease resistance protein RGA3; translated protein: MVPSTATAAAGAAAGWLVSPLLQCLGDRARSFADDLARYLPGGSGDAPADLARLSGELLRLQMNAADVERARRRPSDPALVAWLHRLRDAAHDADDLLDDIHYGRLADSLAAPRHKLRRILDFSLSLCRRLFRSDEPLSRLPSVLENLVAASAAYAEIAHLVKLDAAASPRLGYEPAVNFSSAVPVDDTLFGRGRELAELMERLVGCSDPGPAQLGNQGVPVVAIVGDGGIGKTTLAQMAFNHVNIQVHFDLQMWVRVSSCMNLMQLTREILQAATKGKESKDYPGLVNFDSLQGLLRSAVEGKRFLLILDDVWDDSGRKIWQNVDQWKELLSPLKNGQQDSRIVVTTRMKMVADMLGVRIPMMLAGLCTEEHWLLLKKHALGCEKSCEYLQLEEIGRKIALKLGGSPLAAKVIGGMLNGDRTARYWNSILETDIHSDVVTTLLSSYYHLPPHLQCCFAYCSIFPKNWKFEPKKLVRMWISQGFIQMENGRSMEDCGKEYFKQLLSRSFFQMVKQGNKRLYLMHDLIHDLAQMVSDGDCGRVEGDMSKNILPTIRHLSVSSNCLGKIKDQYDLKRLRTLIVFRDPLMPPSPIPDGFLAEIKNVRTLDFTGCDISKLPEAIDVLTHLRYIALPDTIKTIPESVSRLLHLQTLDIPKKCQLDGFPEGMHQLTSLRYLGIESKYISTIRGIGSLVNLQGSVEFHVKKEKGRTLEELKDMKDLHGLLSIKNLENVQCKEEACEAQLANKQHVNILKFEWSVANLDFGPNIDAEVLNCLQPHPNLEELHIARYKGASSPRWLQLKMLSHLKCLYLANCRRWKWLPPLGQLPSLRVLHLKEMNSVAEIGPSFYGGLMAFQSLKDLEFDDMPNLVRWTGETGSSFLPSLQKLKISNCPKLDEVPLLPCTIKRVTVERSKVSHLKLSPHCSSRSSKFMLEISSTSILSEGFLLHQQHLEATEVLNIRGCWGSVAAEKFKFLTSLRKLRLWQCDMDDANLNLCLQHLTVLASLEIIDCKNIKSFALPVGSRYFTTLQHLCFENCLNLSSLATLESSIFLKSLIIERCPMVTAVSLPSEMERMTSLNKLSISHCPGFQSLPSSIPPSLEFLHLVECDSRLTEGLLERQGPEWEKIAFISQITVY